In Planktothrix sp. FACHB-1365, a single window of DNA contains:
- a CDS encoding DUF2993 domain-containing protein: MGMAMGLMQVSRKPLIGSLLSTAVQLWLRSQVDTIDRLELSIKGSNRSLLSGHIPQVSVSAEKAIYQGLHLTQVQLQGSEIRFNLAQVLKGQSLHLLEAFFVTGNLQLNESDLNASLKSPMLTEALNEFVLSLLRSMTENPVMSSSDLQPEQAYSWVNSVLQIQDTQMALETDHLVLTAKLLFDTGELLPFQLKTGLELASSYQLRFVQPQVKIHTLNTEFQFSDYIMDLGSDINIQGLILSPECLEINATLKVNP, translated from the coding sequence ATGGGAATGGCTATGGGATTGATGCAAGTGTCGCGTAAACCGTTGATTGGATCTCTACTGTCAACGGCAGTTCAGCTTTGGTTGCGATCGCAAGTTGACACCATCGATCGCTTAGAATTGAGTATCAAGGGGAGTAATCGTTCTTTACTATCAGGCCATATTCCTCAAGTCTCTGTCTCGGCTGAGAAGGCTATTTACCAAGGGTTACATCTAACTCAGGTACAGTTACAGGGTTCAGAAATTCGGTTTAACTTAGCTCAAGTGTTAAAAGGTCAATCTCTCCACCTCTTAGAGGCTTTTTTTGTCACCGGAAATCTTCAATTAAATGAATCTGATCTCAATGCCTCTCTAAAGTCTCCGATGCTGACAGAGGCATTAAACGAGTTTGTTTTGTCTCTGTTAAGATCCATGACGGAAAACCCAGTGATGTCTTCTTCTGATCTCCAACCAGAACAAGCTTACTCTTGGGTTAACTCGGTTCTACAGATTCAAGATACCCAAATGGCGCTAGAAACCGATCATTTAGTTTTAACAGCCAAGCTGCTTTTCGACACCGGTGAATTATTACCGTTTCAATTAAAAACGGGATTAGAACTTGCCAGTTCATATCAACTCAGGTTTGTCCAACCTCAAGTTAAAATTCACACCCTGAATACGGAGTTTCAATTTAGTGATTATATCATGGATTTGGGTTCAGACATCAACATTCAAGGATTAATTTTATCTCCTGAATGCCTTGAGATTAACGCAACGCTCAAAGTTAACCCCTAA
- a CDS encoding DUF456 domain-containing protein: MNYWILYWVVIAVMVIGVIGTVVPLLPGTSLILGAILVWGIATQFTGIVWPMVAIFVILILSTIIEYLATYWGVQQSGASKWAQFGAIIGLVLGVFGLLPALPLGGPILGLLLGPILGAFIGEFLYQRDLKFSERIKPSFKASIGVFIGSILGNVIELVLSIIAVIIFVVTTWPLVSTLQP; the protein is encoded by the coding sequence ATGAACTATTGGATTCTTTACTGGGTTGTCATTGCAGTCATGGTAATTGGGGTAATTGGAACCGTTGTCCCTTTATTACCTGGAACCAGTTTAATTTTAGGAGCCATTTTAGTGTGGGGAATTGCTACCCAATTCACGGGCATTGTTTGGCCGATGGTGGCGATATTTGTTATTTTAATTTTAAGTACAATTATTGAATATTTAGCCACTTATTGGGGCGTTCAGCAGTCCGGGGCGAGTAAATGGGCACAGTTTGGGGCGATTATTGGATTAGTGTTAGGGGTATTCGGACTATTACCTGCTTTACCTCTGGGAGGGCCAATTTTAGGGCTGTTATTGGGGCCAATTTTGGGGGCTTTTATTGGGGAATTTCTCTATCAACGGGATCTCAAATTCAGTGAACGAATTAAGCCCTCTTTCAAAGCCAGTATTGGGGTTTTCATTGGTTCAATTTTAGGAAATGTCATTGAACTGGTGTTATCCATTATTGCAGTGATTATTTTTGTGGTGACAACTTGGCCGTTAGTTTCGACGTTGCAACCTTGA
- a CDS encoding M48 family metallopeptidase, which produces MQRLLLRLFIGILFALFGLVSYCTNVEKNPITGEVQRVSLSPRQEVVLGLKSRGQLAQQYGGLYPDPTLQNYVDEVGLRVVKQSAASQASYPFDFHLLRDPKTINAFALPGGQIFITLALFNRLNSEAQLAGVFGHEVGHVIARHGSEHLARQQLGVALVNAVGITASDNPQDAQQAAILAQAVNQLVNLRYGREDELESDRLGFQFMTQAGYNPKGLVELMQILASARSGGNPPEFLSTHPNPGNRVERLQAIITETYPNGIPANLDEGQERFGQIVGSR; this is translated from the coding sequence GTGCAAAGACTTTTATTGCGTCTGTTTATCGGAATTTTATTTGCTCTATTTGGGTTAGTCAGTTATTGTACCAATGTTGAAAAAAATCCCATCACCGGGGAAGTTCAGCGAGTTAGTCTTTCTCCCCGGCAAGAAGTTGTTTTAGGACTCAAATCCAGAGGACAACTGGCGCAGCAATATGGGGGTTTATATCCTGATCCCACCTTACAAAATTATGTTGATGAAGTGGGATTACGGGTGGTAAAACAATCAGCCGCATCCCAAGCATCCTATCCCTTTGATTTTCATCTGTTGCGTGATCCCAAAACCATTAATGCTTTTGCGTTACCAGGGGGACAAATCTTTATAACTCTGGCTTTGTTTAATCGTCTGAACTCAGAAGCCCAACTCGCAGGAGTCTTTGGCCATGAAGTGGGCCATGTCATTGCCCGTCATGGTTCTGAACATCTGGCCCGACAACAGTTAGGCGTAGCGCTAGTCAATGCGGTGGGAATTACAGCCAGTGATAACCCCCAGGATGCTCAACAAGCCGCGATTTTAGCGCAGGCGGTGAATCAATTAGTCAATCTGCGCTATGGTCGAGAAGATGAATTAGAAAGCGATCGCTTAGGATTTCAATTCATGACCCAAGCGGGTTACAACCCCAAGGGATTAGTCGAATTAATGCAGATTTTAGCATCGGCTCGTTCCGGGGGGAACCCTCCAGAATTTCTCAGCACCCATCCTAACCCCGGTAATCGGGTCGAACGGCTCCAGGCTATAATTACTGAAACTTATCCGAATGGAATTCCGGCTAATTTAGATGAAGGACAAGAACGCTTTGGTCAAATTGTGGGTTCTCGCTGA